In Chitinophaga sp. HK235, a single window of DNA contains:
- a CDS encoding carbohydrate kinase, which translates to MKPVTVCFGEMLWDRFTDGTRKPGGAPLNVAYHLSRLGMDSHIISSIGADKAGDELLDILHQWQLPTDGIQRNRQYPTGAVLATAGADNEMHYDILQPVAWDFIAWQPAYETLVSRAAAFVFGSLAIRSQVSEYTLRRLLRSAAFKVMDINIRPPHSSMATIRELLHQVDLVKMNEEELRLVLEADGTSAATPLEGAQAVMQQYGVQQLIITRGSKGALYVNKDTFYDRPARQVTVKDTVGSGDAFLAGFLSRLLSGRPVNEALDLAIAVSGFVTTREGACPEYDKSLFVL; encoded by the coding sequence ATGAAGCCTGTTACCGTATGTTTCGGAGAAATGCTCTGGGACAGATTTACCGATGGTACCCGCAAACCCGGCGGAGCGCCGCTGAATGTTGCTTATCACCTGTCCAGGCTGGGAATGGATAGCCATATCATCAGCAGTATCGGTGCAGATAAAGCGGGGGATGAACTGCTGGATATACTGCATCAATGGCAGCTGCCAACGGATGGCATACAACGCAACCGCCAGTATCCTACCGGTGCGGTACTAGCCACGGCAGGCGCCGACAACGAAATGCATTACGATATCCTGCAACCGGTAGCCTGGGATTTTATTGCCTGGCAACCGGCATATGAAACACTGGTGAGCCGTGCCGCGGCTTTTGTATTCGGTAGCCTGGCCATCCGCAGCCAGGTGTCTGAATACACGCTGCGCAGGCTGCTCCGCAGCGCTGCCTTCAAAGTAATGGACATTAATATCCGTCCGCCACACAGTTCTATGGCCACCATCCGGGAATTGTTGCATCAGGTAGACCTGGTGAAGATGAATGAAGAAGAACTGAGGCTGGTGCTGGAAGCTGACGGAACATCCGCTGCTACTCCATTGGAGGGAGCACAGGCGGTGATGCAGCAGTATGGGGTACAACAACTGATCATCACCCGCGGAAGTAAAGGTGCTTTGTATGTCAACAAAGACACCTTCTACGACCGTCCTGCCAGGCAGGTGACGGTAAAGGATACGGTGGGCAGTGGCGATGCTTTCCTGGCGGGCTTTCTGTCACGCTTGCTGAGTGGCAGGCCGGTAAATGAAGCACTCGATCTGGCCATTGCCGTTAGCGGATTTGTGACCACGCGTGAAGGAGCCTGCCCGGAATATGATAAAAGCCTGTTTGTTTTATAA